The genomic interval GGCGTGTTGCCGACGGATGCGCAGGCGTTTCCGGAGAAGAACCTGTCGCTTGATCAACTCATCGCGCGGCACGTCGGCAGCGCGGTGCGTTACGATTCCGTGGGAGCCGCCTTGGAGGGCGGCATCCGGATGAGTTGGACGGCGAACGGCGTGGAAAAACGGCCGTTCACGGATCCGCAAAGACTGTTCGACCATCTCTTCCTCAATCTCACGCCGCAGGATAAAGCGGCCCGACGCGATCTGCTGGAGCGCAACGGCAGCATCCTCGACACCGTGGGCGACCAATTCAAAGGCATCCTGAACACGGCCGGCGCCAACGACCGCGAGCGACTCGATCAATTTCAAACCTCCGTGCGCGAATTGGAAACCACGCTCGCCAATCGCAACGGCTGGTTGGACAAGGACAAGCCGACCTTCGATGTGTCCGAGCAATTGGACCATCCGAACGCCACTATCGAGAACCGTTACGACGCCATTTTCGACATGCTCGGTTACGCCTTCGAGACCGACCTCACGCGCGTGGCCAGCGTGGAATTTCCCGCCGGTCTCAAGTACACGGAGATCGCCGGCGTCACCCGCAGTTACCACGGGTGCACGCACAACGGCAAACGCGAGGACGTCACCTCCGAGCTCGTGGCCATCGAGACTTTTCAACTGGCCCGACTATCGCGTTGCCTGCGCAAGCTTGATGCCATCCGGGAACCGGGCGGGCAGGGGAGTCTGCTGGACCACACCATCGTGCTTTACGGCAGCGGCATGGGCTACGGCGGCACGCATTCCAACCGCGACCTGCCCATCCTCGTGGCGGGCGGCGGCTTCAAACACCGCGGTCACGTGGACGCCCGCTCCAACACCGGCGCGCATCTGCCCTTGTGCAACCTGTTCGTCACCCTCATGCAACGCTTCGGCATCGAGCGCGGCCAATTCAACACCAGCACCGGCACCTTCGAGCTTCCCCATGCGTAGGCTCCTCGCCATCGGCGCGCTCCTCGCGGCTTGGAGTCCGGCGCAGGCGAGTCCCGCCTTGTTGAAACAACATTGCGCCGAGTGCCACAACGCCGACAAGGCCAAGGGCAAGTTCAAGCTGACCGACCTCGGTCCCGCACCCACCGCCGCTAATTTCCAACGCTGGCTGGACGCGGCCGATCTGCTGGCCGCCGGCGAAATGCCGCCCGAAGACAAGAGCAACCTCAGCGCCGCCCAACGGCAACAGCTCGTCGCCTATTTCAAAGGCGGCTTGGCCAAGTATCAGGCCACGGCCAAGCTCTCCCTGCGTAATCCGCCGCGTCGGTTGAATAACCGCGAGTTCGCCAACAGCATTGCCGCCGCGCTGCTCATCGAGGATGTCGGCACGCACCAGCCCGCCGCCAATCTGATCGGCGATTCCCTGCAT from Limisphaerales bacterium carries:
- a CDS encoding DUF1552 domain-containing protein, translated to MTANRRTFLKGLGGALALPMLESQLSAADAKTLNASGPPLRFLVVGNPFGAHPANFFPKNFGKGFTMSPTLKPLAWLRDRMTILSHTDHNMVSGHGREISFLSGVLPTDAQAFPEKNLSLDQLIARHVGSAVRYDSVGAALEGGIRMSWTANGVEKRPFTDPQRLFDHLFLNLTPQDKAARRDLLERNGSILDTVGDQFKGILNTAGANDRERLDQFQTSVRELETTLANRNGWLDKDKPTFDVSEQLDHPNATIENRYDAIFDMLGYAFETDLTRVASVEFPAGLKYTEIAGVTRSYHGCTHNGKREDVTSELVAIETFQLARLSRCLRKLDAIREPGGQGSLLDHTIVLYGSGMGYGGTHSNRDLPILVAGGGFKHRGHVDARSNTGAHLPLCNLFVTLMQRFGIERGQFNTSTGTFELPHA